A stretch of DNA from Staphylococcus sp. KG4-3:
GGTGAAATCAGCTGGGACAGCCCGTTTGGAGAAGGTAGACCAGGCTGGCACATCGAATGTTCAGTTATGGCATATCATGAACTAGGTGCGACAATTGATATCCACGCAGGCGGAACGGATTTACAATTCCCTCACCACGAAAATGAAATTGCGCAGTCAGAAGCACATAACCATGCACCTTTCGCTAATTATTGGATGCATAACGGATTCATTAATATAGATAATGAAAAGATGAGTAAGTCGTTAGGTAATTTTGTATTAGTGCATGACATTATTAAACAAATTGACCCAGACGTTCTACGCTTTTTCATGATTAGTGTGCATTATAGAAGTCCTATTAATTATAATATGGAACTTGTAGAAGCTGCGAAAAGTGGCTTGGAACGTGTGCGTAATAGTTATCAAGCTATTGAAGAACGTGAAGCAATTGCAACAGATGTGGAAGATCAATCTGCTTACATTACTGAAATTGACAATATTTTAAAGCAATTTGAAACTGTGATGAACGATGACTTTAATACTGCAAATGCGATTACAGCATGGTATGATTTAGCGAAATTAGCTAACAAATATGTGTTAGAAAACACTACTTCGATAAAAGTCTTAGCGCATTTTAAAGAAGTGTACCAAATATTTAGCGACGTGCTTGGCATTCCACTAAAAGATAAGGCAAGTGACGAATTGTTAGATGAGCAAGTTGAAGCTTTAATTGAAGAACGAAACAATGCTCGTAAAGAAAAAGACTTTGCACGTGCTGATGAAATTCGAGATCAATTAAAAGCACAAAACATTATACTAGAAGACACGGCTCAGGGTGTGAGATTTAAACGTGGCTAATATTGATAATAAACTATTAAATCCACTAACACTTGCCTACATGGGTGATGCAGTTTTAGATCAACACGTAAGGGAATATATCGTACTAAAATTAAAAGCAAAACCTAATCGATTGCATCAAGAAGCAAAACGTTATGTCTCTGCTAAAAGTCAGGCTCAAACGCTTGAATTTTTAATGGAAAATAATTGGTTTACTGAAGATGAATTAGATATTGTTCGTCGAGGCAGAAACGCTAAAAGTTATACCAAAGCTAAAAATACAGATATACAAACATATAGAAAAAGTTCGGGCTTAGAAGCAGTCATTGGCTATTTATATTTAGAAAAAGAACAAGAGCGTTTGACGGCTTTATTGGAAAGAGTCGTACAAAATGTAAACGAAAGGTAGTGATAATATGGAAGGGATCGTAATCGTTGGGCGACATGCTGTAAAAGAAGCAATCGTTTCAGGCCATACAATTAATAAAATTTTAATTCAAGATACTATCAAAAAAGGCCAAATCAATGAAATTTTAAAAAAAGCAAATAGTAGAAAAATCATAGTTCAATCAGTACCGAAATCGAAAATAGATGGATTATCTGATTCTCCTCACCAAGGGATAGCGGCTTATATCGCACCATATGAATATGCAGATTTTGATGCGTTTTTAGAAAAGCAAAAAACTCAAGATAAGCTATCTACGGTATTAATATTAGACGGTTTAGAGGACCCACATAATTTAGGTTCTATCTTGAGAACGGCAGATGCATCAGGTGTTGATGGTGTCATCATACCTAAGAGACGTTCAGTAGCGTTAACGCAAACTGTCGCTAAAGCATCTACTGGTGCCATTCAGCATATACCAGTTATGCGAGTGACAAATTTAGCTAATACAATTGAAACATTAAAAGACAATGGCTATTGGGTCGTAGGTACAGAAGCGGATAATTCTACAGACTATAGAGAAATGGATGTAGCAATGCCGTTAGCAATCGTTATTGGTAGTGAAGGCCAAGGTATGAGTCGTTTAGTTAAAGATAAATGTGATTTTTACATTAACATTCCGATGGTTGGACATGTAAATAGCTTAAATGCCTCAGTAGCGGCAAGTTTAATGATGTACGAGGTATTTCGTAAACGTAACAACATTGGAGATAAGGTATGAAGGATAGGTACTTAATCATTGATGGATATAATATGATTGGTTATTCTCAGGAATTGAGCCGCATTGCGCAAGATAATCTTGAGGAGGCACGTGAACAATTACTTATAGCGATAGCAAACTATAACGCAGTGATTGCAGATGAAGTCGTCTGTGTTTTTGATGCTTATGAGCAATCGGGTGCCCATTCTGAATATATGTATCACGGCGTTAAAACGATATTCACAAAAGAAAAAGAAACGGCAGATAGCTATATTGAACGCTATGTGTATGATTTGTATGACAAACATACTAGACACATTACAGTTGTTACGAGTGATATGAGTGAGCAACATGCGATATTTGGCGCTGGAGCATATCGTGTGTCTTCAAGAGAGATGTGGAGAGACTTAAGAGAAAATGAAGTGTCTGTATCTAAAAAATTAGATGGCTTTAATGAACAAAAACCACGAACTAGGATAGAACTTTCAAATGAGATTTTAGAAGAATTTGAAAAACTTAGACGTGGAGACAATCATCAATAAAATTATTGTCCACTTGATTTTTGGAGCATAGTCGCTGTATCCTATCTTTACTTTTGAAGAAAGGAAGCTACTATGTTAGAACCAAACAATCATGAATTCACAGCCTCAAAAAACGCAGAACTAAATATTTTTGAAAAGCATGATTTACCTAAAATATTTACAGCACTTATACCTTTAATACATAAAAGGTTAAAACATTTTTCTATTCATCCAAATGATCAAGAAGATTTGTGCCAAGAGGTGCTGATAAAACTTTTTCAAGCGTTTAGACATTTTGACTTTAAAAGTGCTATACCAATTGAACATTATGTGAATCGTGTTATTAAAAATGTAAAAAATGACTATATTCGTAAGAAGTTCTATGGTTATGAAAGGCAAACATTATTGATTAACGAGTTTATAGTGTCCTACAATAATAGTAAAATGGAGTGTCCTATAGACAAGCATCTCCTAGCTATAGAAGTAGGAGAATATATCCAACGATGTGTGTTAAACTTAACTAAGTTGGAACAAGTGGTTGTCATTTACTTATTGAAAGATTATAAGCCAAAAGAAATTGCAGAATTATTAAATGTATCGAAGAAAGTAGTTTACAACGCGATACATCGTTGTAAAATAAAATTAAGATACCTTCTAGATGATTATTAATTAGCGCTATTCAAAGGGTTGTATGGCGTGAATTGGTACGCGATTGACGATTGACAATTGACTTAGATGTTATGTATAGTAGATTGGTATTATAATGAGTAAGGGGAAGTCTAATGAAAAAAGTGCCATTAACTTGCGAAGTATGTGGTAGTAGAAATTATAACGTTCCCAAACAAAGCAATCTTGCATCTAGATTAGAATTGAAAAAGTTTTGTTCGAGATGTAATGCACATACGATGCACAAGGAATCAAAATAATATAACGACATATGAAAGTTCACGATTGAGTAAATATGCCCTTCCATTTAAGTTGAGAGTATTGTATTTGCTTGATTTGTTGTATGGAATAAGCAAATAAGGAATAACGAATAACGAAATATACGGAGGTCTTATAAATGGCTAAAAAAGAAAATTTCTTCCAAGCCGTAAAGTCAGAAATGGAAAAGACAAGTTGGCCAACGAAAGAAGAATTATTTAAATACACAGTCATTGTTGTAGCTACAGTAGTATTTTTCTTAGTGTTCTTCTATGCCTTAGACTTAGGAATTGGTAGAATTATAGAATTAATTAAATAGATAGGAGTGACGACATGTCTGAAGAAGTTGGCGCTAAGCGTTGGTATGCTGTGCATACTTATTCTGGTTATGAGAATAAAGTTAAAAAGAATTTAGAAAAACGTGTTGAATCTATGAATATGACTGAAAAAATATTCAGAGTTGTTATACCAGAAGAAGAAGAGACACAAGTTAAAGATGGTAAAGCCAAAACATTAAGTAAAAAAACTTTCCCTGGTTATGTGTTAGTCGAATTAATTATGACTGATGAATCATGGTATATAGTAAGAAATACACCTGGTGTAACAGGATTTGTTGGTTCAGCTGGTGCTGGATCAAAACCTAATCCATTACTTCCAGAAGAAGCACGTTTCATTCTTAAACAAATGGGCATGAAAGAGAAAACAATTGATGTCCAAGTTGAATTAGGTGAGCAAGTGAGAATTAAATCAGGTCCGTTTGCTAACCAAGTTGGAGAAATTCAAGAAATTGAAACCGATAAATTCAAACTCACTGTTCTTGTAGACATGTTTGGTAGAGAAACACCAGTAGAAGTGGAATTTGATCAAGTAGAGAAATTATAAAGGTATATATGTGTTATAGCATTTATATAAGTAATGCTAGATTTGCTAAAGCAAGAAGTATTACTTTGCATGCATTAAGAACCCCTAATGATTAAAATGATAAAATTAGAGGAACGCCTGAGCGAGGCTCATGCATTAAGAACCCCTAATCATTAAAATGATAAGGGGTTCTATAAAAAAACTTACATTTTACCATTGCTTTACGTAATGAATTAATGTTATAATACTGTGGTCGCGCTCATAGAGCGTTCATTTCGTCACGAAATGTAGAAGAGTGGGAGGACAAAACTCAGTCCTGTGACCACATCACGATATCAAGGAGGTGCACATCGTGGCTAAAAAAGTAGAAAAAGTAGTTAAATTACAAATTCCTGCAGGGAAAGCAAATCCAGCACCACCAGTTGGTCCAGCATTAGGTCAAGCGGGTGTGAATATTATGGGATTCTGTAAGGAATTCAACGCACGTACACAAGAAGACGCAGGTTTAATCATCCCGGTAGAAATCAGTGTTTATGAAGATCGTTCATTTACATTTATTACAAAAACACCACCGGCTCCAGTATTACTTAAAAAAGCAGCAGGCGTTGAAAAAGGTTCAGGCGAACCTAATAAAAACAAAGTTGCTACAGTAACTAAAGATCAAGTACGTGAAATTGCGAACCAAAAAATGCAAGATTTAAACGCTTCAGACGAAGAAGCGGCAGTTCGTATCATTGAAGGTACTGCTCGTAGTATGGGAATCACAGTTCAATAATAAAAACATTAATGAATATATAGATTGACGATAGAAGCAGATGACAGAAATGACAAACATGATGACAGCGTTCAATATTGTCGTAATATGAGGGAAAATGTCATTTATTAAGGAATTTAATTCTAAGATAAAACATAATTTATACCTCTCTGTTATCTGCTCTTAACTTGTGAAAGCAAGTAAATGTGGGAGGAAATTCCGCTAAAACCACTAAAGGAGGAACATGAAATGGCTAAAAAAAGCAAAAGATATCAAGAAGCAGCTAGCAAAATCGATCGCTTAAAACATTACGATGTACAAGAAGCTGTTGAACTAGCTAAAGAAACAAACATTGCTAACTTTGACGCATCAGTTGAAGTAGCATTCCGTTTAGGTATTGATACACGTAAAAATGACCAACAAATCCGTGGAGCAGTAGTGCTACCAAACGGTACTGGTAAATCACAACGTGTATTAGTGTTCGCTAAAGGAGAAAAAGCAGCAGAAGCAGAAGCAGCAGGTGCAGATTTCGTTGGCGAAGGCGAATATGTAGAAAAAATCCAACAAGGTTGGTTTGATTTTGACGTAGTAGTAGCTACACCAGACATGATGGGTGAAGTTGGTAAACTTGGTCGTGTATTAGGACCTAAAGGTTTAATGCCAAACCCTAAAACTGGAACAGTAACTATGGACGTTAAAAAAGCAGTTGAAGAAATCAAAGCTGGTAAAGTAGAGTACCGTGCTGAGAAATCAGGTATTGTTCACGCATCAATTGGTAAAACATCATTTGATACAGACAAACTTGTTGAAAACTTCAGAGCTTTACAAGACGTATTAACTAAAGCAAAACCTGCTTCAGCTAAAGGTACGTACTTCAAATCTATTGCTGTAACTACAACAATGGGTCCTGGAGTTAAAGTTGATACTTCAAGCATCAAACTTTAATCTATTAAAATAAAAGTTATTTAGGCTGAAAGTTTATGCTTTCAGCCTTTAAAAAAATATTGACATAGTACATTAATTTAGTTATATTGGTTAATGTATTATTTTACCTAAGACAGTAGGAGTTATTAATAACTTAAAATTAAATCCTACCGAGGCTAAAATTGACTTGAACGTGAAGAATTTAGATCTTTCAAGCACTTTTTGCCACGGGTAGAAAGTGCTTTTTTTATTGAGTAATGTCAAGCGAATATGGTTCGTTAATGATTACTTCAAAATTAAAAGCACCAAACTAAAATCTATGGAGGTGTCTAAATGTCTGCTATCATCGATGCAAAAAAACAAGAAGTTGATATTATTGCTGAACAACTTAAAAACTCAGTATCTACAGTTATCGTTGACTATCGTGGTCTAAGCGTTGCTGAAGTAACTGAATTACGTTCACAATTACGTGAAGCTGGTGTTGAGTACAAAGTTTACAAAAACACTATGGTTCGCCGTGCAGCAGAAAAAGCTGGTATTGACGGTTTAGATGAATTCTTAGTAGGTCCTACTGCAGTTGCTACTTCAACAGAAGATGTTGTTGCTCCAGCAAAAGTTATCGCAGGATTTGCAAAAGAACATCAAGCATTAGAAATTAAAACAGGTGTTATGGAAGGCAACGTTATTTCTGCAGAAGAAGTTAACACTGTTGGTACATTACCATCACACGACGGTCTTGTTTCTATGCTATTATCAGTATTACAAGCTCCAGTACGCAACTTCGCTTATGCGGTCAAAGCTGTTGGAGAAGAGAAAGAATCTAAAGAAGAAAGCGCTGAATAATTGCGCATAAACTAATTAAAATTAATGGAGGAATATTAAAAATGGCTAATCAAGAACAAATCATTGAAGCGATTAAAGAAATGTCAGTTTTAGAATTAAACGACTTAGTAAAAGCAATTGAAGAAGAATTTGGTGTAACTGCAGCAGCTCCAGTAGCAGCAGCAGGCGCAGCTGGTGGCGGAGACGCTGAAGCTGAAAAAACTGATTTCGATGTTGAATTAACTTCAGCTGGATCATCAAAAATCAAAGTCGTTAAAGCTGTTAAAGAAGCTACTGGCTTAGGATTAAAAGATGCTAAAGAATTAGTTGACGGAGCTCCTAAAGTAGTTAAAGAAGCTTTACCTAAAGAAGAAGCTGAACAACTTAAAGAAACATTAGAAGAAGCTGGCGCTACAGTAGAATTAAAATAATTTCTGCTGGATAACAGTTGATAATTATATATGGAAGATAGTTCTTGTAGCTTAATACATTAACTGCTTCGGTACGTTAATATTAAGCGTATCATAGACTATCTGAAATCTTTGAGAAATGAAAACCCCGTTATTACTATAACGGGGTTTTATCTTATTTTATCTATTGCCTATTTTCAATATTTAAATTAAGGCTTTGAAGTCGAAATTTAAAATATTTGGGTATATTATTAATCTAAGACGAATTAGATTAAAAGAGGTGTAGTCATGAGTCATTATTATGATGAAAATCCTGAAGTAGAAAGTGAAGAATCGCTTTTTACGTACTCCTACGATAACCATGATTTAGAACTTGTAACAGATGCTGGTGTATTTTCAAAAGGGAAAATAGATTTTGGATCTGATTTACTAGTGAAAACTTTTTTGAAAACATATCCCCCTGGTCCTACAAAAAATATCATAGATGTTGGTTGTGGCTATGGCCCTATCGGTTTAATGATTGCGAAAGTTTCCCCACACCACGAAGTGACAATGGTTGATGTGAATCAACGCGCGCTAAATTTATCAAGAAAAAATAAAAAAAGAAACCGTATAGACAATGTTGAGGTTAAAGAAAGTGATGGTTTATCACAAGTAGAAGACGGCACGTATGACTTTGTACTTACTAATCCGCCGATTAGAGCGGGGAAAGAAGTTGTACATCGCATTTTGGAAGAAGCTTATGTTAAATTAAAACTTGATGGTGAACTTTTTGTAGTAATTCAAAAAAAGCAAGGTATGCCATCTGCAAAGAAAAAAATGCAAGACACATTCGATAACGTTGAAGTATTAGAAAAAAGCAAAGGCTATTACATTTTAAGAAGTGTAAAAGGTTGATTAACTAGCTGTATTCTGATATAGTAATAGAATGTAAAAAATTATGTTCAATAAGTGTGTACTTTTACGTATAAATTAACAATGTATATAAGGTGAAATAGAAAATGGTGTCATAAGTATGCTACCGTTTTCTTTTTGTCTAATTATATTTGTTGATTTACTAAAAGTAAACACGCAATTTTTGAGGGGTGAATCTGTTTGGCAGGTCAATTTGTCCAATATGGAAGACATCGTAAACGTAGAAACTATGCGAGAATTTCAGAGGTATTAGAATTACCGAATTTAATTGAGATTCAAACTAAGTCTTACGATTGGTTCTTAGAAGAAGGTTTATTAGAAATGTTTAGAGACATTTCACCGATTGAAGATTT
This window harbors:
- the cysS gene encoding cysteine--tRNA ligase, with product MITLYNTLTRQKETFEPIEPGKVKMYVCGPTVYNYIHIGNARPAINYDVVRRYFEYQGYEVIYVSNFTDVDDKLIKRSKELDESVETIADRYIKAFYEDVGALNVKKATSNPRVMNHMDEIIKFIKELVDEGNAYESAGDVYFRTRKFEDYGKLSHQSLNDLKVGARIEQGEQKEDALDFTLWKKAKPGEISWDSPFGEGRPGWHIECSVMAYHELGATIDIHAGGTDLQFPHHENEIAQSEAHNHAPFANYWMHNGFINIDNEKMSKSLGNFVLVHDIIKQIDPDVLRFFMISVHYRSPINYNMELVEAAKSGLERVRNSYQAIEEREAIATDVEDQSAYITEIDNILKQFETVMNDDFNTANAITAWYDLAKLANKYVLENTTSIKVLAHFKEVYQIFSDVLGIPLKDKASDELLDEQVEALIEERNNARKEKDFARADEIRDQLKAQNIILEDTAQGVRFKRG
- a CDS encoding Mini-ribonuclease 3 encodes the protein MGDAVLDQHVREYIVLKLKAKPNRLHQEAKRYVSAKSQAQTLEFLMENNWFTEDELDIVRRGRNAKSYTKAKNTDIQTYRKSSGLEAVIGYLYLEKEQERLTALLERVVQNVNER
- the rlmB gene encoding 23S rRNA (guanosine(2251)-2'-O)-methyltransferase RlmB — protein: MEGIVIVGRHAVKEAIVSGHTINKILIQDTIKKGQINEILKKANSRKIIVQSVPKSKIDGLSDSPHQGIAAYIAPYEYADFDAFLEKQKTQDKLSTVLILDGLEDPHNLGSILRTADASGVDGVIIPKRRSVALTQTVAKASTGAIQHIPVMRVTNLANTIETLKDNGYWVVGTEADNSTDYREMDVAMPLAIVIGSEGQGMSRLVKDKCDFYINIPMVGHVNSLNASVAASLMMYEVFRKRNNIGDKV
- a CDS encoding NYN domain-containing protein; amino-acid sequence: MKDRYLIIDGYNMIGYSQELSRIAQDNLEEAREQLLIAIANYNAVIADEVVCVFDAYEQSGAHSEYMYHGVKTIFTKEKETADSYIERYVYDLYDKHTRHITVVTSDMSEQHAIFGAGAYRVSSREMWRDLRENEVSVSKKLDGFNEQKPRTRIELSNEILEEFEKLRRGDNHQ
- a CDS encoding sigma-70 family RNA polymerase sigma factor, which encodes MLEPNNHEFTASKNAELNIFEKHDLPKIFTALIPLIHKRLKHFSIHPNDQEDLCQEVLIKLFQAFRHFDFKSAIPIEHYVNRVIKNVKNDYIRKKFYGYERQTLLINEFIVSYNNSKMECPIDKHLLAIEVGEYIQRCVLNLTKLEQVVVIYLLKDYKPKEIAELLNVSKKVVYNAIHRCKIKLRYLLDDY
- the rpmG gene encoding 50S ribosomal protein L33, translated to MKKVPLTCEVCGSRNYNVPKQSNLASRLELKKFCSRCNAHTMHKESK
- the secE gene encoding preprotein translocase subunit SecE, producing the protein MAKKENFFQAVKSEMEKTSWPTKEELFKYTVIVVATVVFFLVFFYALDLGIGRIIELIK
- the nusG gene encoding transcription termination/antitermination protein NusG; the protein is MSEEVGAKRWYAVHTYSGYENKVKKNLEKRVESMNMTEKIFRVVIPEEEETQVKDGKAKTLSKKTFPGYVLVELIMTDESWYIVRNTPGVTGFVGSAGAGSKPNPLLPEEARFILKQMGMKEKTIDVQVELGEQVRIKSGPFANQVGEIQEIETDKFKLTVLVDMFGRETPVEVEFDQVEKL
- the rplK gene encoding 50S ribosomal protein L11 codes for the protein MAKKVEKVVKLQIPAGKANPAPPVGPALGQAGVNIMGFCKEFNARTQEDAGLIIPVEISVYEDRSFTFITKTPPAPVLLKKAAGVEKGSGEPNKNKVATVTKDQVREIANQKMQDLNASDEEAAVRIIEGTARSMGITVQ
- the rplA gene encoding 50S ribosomal protein L1, producing MAKKSKRYQEAASKIDRLKHYDVQEAVELAKETNIANFDASVEVAFRLGIDTRKNDQQIRGAVVLPNGTGKSQRVLVFAKGEKAAEAEAAGADFVGEGEYVEKIQQGWFDFDVVVATPDMMGEVGKLGRVLGPKGLMPNPKTGTVTMDVKKAVEEIKAGKVEYRAEKSGIVHASIGKTSFDTDKLVENFRALQDVLTKAKPASAKGTYFKSIAVTTTMGPGVKVDTSSIKL
- the rplJ gene encoding 50S ribosomal protein L10 — translated: MSAIIDAKKQEVDIIAEQLKNSVSTVIVDYRGLSVAEVTELRSQLREAGVEYKVYKNTMVRRAAEKAGIDGLDEFLVGPTAVATSTEDVVAPAKVIAGFAKEHQALEIKTGVMEGNVISAEEVNTVGTLPSHDGLVSMLLSVLQAPVRNFAYAVKAVGEEKESKEESAE
- the rplL gene encoding 50S ribosomal protein L7/L12 — its product is MANQEQIIEAIKEMSVLELNDLVKAIEEEFGVTAAAPVAAAGAAGGGDAEAEKTDFDVELTSAGSSKIKVVKAVKEATGLGLKDAKELVDGAPKVVKEALPKEEAEQLKETLEEAGATVELK
- a CDS encoding class I SAM-dependent methyltransferase, translated to MSHYYDENPEVESEESLFTYSYDNHDLELVTDAGVFSKGKIDFGSDLLVKTFLKTYPPGPTKNIIDVGCGYGPIGLMIAKVSPHHEVTMVDVNQRALNLSRKNKKRNRIDNVEVKESDGLSQVEDGTYDFVLTNPPIRAGKEVVHRILEEAYVKLKLDGELFVVIQKKQGMPSAKKKMQDTFDNVEVLEKSKGYYILRSVKG